In the Triticum aestivum cultivar Chinese Spring chromosome 2B, IWGSC CS RefSeq v2.1, whole genome shotgun sequence genome, ttcataagagcatcaactttttcactcaaagaattattgttggggaacgtagcagaaattcaaaattttcctacgtgtcaccaagatctatctatggagaaaccagtaacgaggggaaggagagtgcatctatatacccttgtagatctctaagcggaagcttcaagagaacggggttgaaggagtcgtactcgtcgtgatccaaatcatcggagatcctagtgccaaacggacggcacctccgtgttcaacacacgtgcagcccggtgacgtctcccatgccttgatccagcaaggagagagggagaggttgaggaagactccttccagcagcagcacaacagcgtggtggtggtggaggagcgtggcaatcctgcagggcttcgccaagcaccgcgagatatgaggagaaagagaggtaggcctgcgccagggagaggtgaaaactcatgtgtttgcagccccaaatacctcaagtatatataggggagagggagggggctgcgcctcccctagggttcccaccccaaggggtgcggctgcccccaaaacccatctagggtgcggtcAAATGGGgggaggggggaaacttgccccccaagtaaggtggaagcacaccctccccaaaccctaggcgccttgggcccttgtggggggcgcaccagcccacctggggctggtcccctcccacacttggcccatgctgctctctggggccggtggccccacttggtggacccccgggaccctcccggtggtcccggtacgttaccgataacacccagaacttttccggtgaccaaaacaggacttcccatatataaatctttaccttcggaccactccggaactccttgtgacgtccgggatctcatccgggactccaaacaacattcggtaaccacatacaaacttcctttataaccctagcgtcatcgaaccttaagtgtgtagaccctacgggttcgggaaccatgcagacatgaccgagacgttctccggtcaatagccaacagagggatctggatacccatgttggctcccacatgttccacgatgatctcatcggatgaaccacgatatcgaggattcgatcaaatccgtatacaattccgtttgtctagcggtattgtacttgcccgagattcgatcgtcggtatgccgataccttgttcaatctcgttaccggcaagtctctttaatcgttccgtaacacatcatcccgtgatcaaccccttggtcacattgtgcacattatgatgatgtcctaccgagtgggcccagagatacctctccattcacacgaagtgacaaatcccagtctcgattcgtgccaacccaacagacattttcggagatacccgtagtgcacctttatagccacccagttacgttgtgacgtttggtacacccaaagcattcgtacggtatctgggagttgcacaatctcatggtctaaggaaaagatacttgacattagaaaagctttagcatacgaactacatgatctttgtgctaggcttaggattgggtcttgtccatcacatcattctcctaatgatgtgatcccgttatcaacaacatccaatgtccatggtcaggaaactgtaaccatctattgatcaacgagctagtcaactagaggcttactagggacatggtgttgtctatgtacccacacatgtatctgagtttcctatgaatacaattatagcatggataataaacattatcatgaacaaggaaatataataataataaccaatttattattgcctctagggcatatttccaacaattatttCTTCTattgaattaacttttttactagtaggagctctttcggtatgccattgtgagtaatttgccataatattttctagcaatttagtagcttcacccaaagtaatttccataaaagtaccccctacagctgaatctaaaagacgagaaacaaaattcaaccccgcataaaaaaattgtacgatcatccaaagatttaacccatgagttgggcaattccttagcatcagtttcatcctttcccaagattgtgcaacatgctcatgttcaagttgcttgaaattcataatcTGGCTTCTAAGGGAAATGAtatttgcgggcggaaaatacttagtaataaaagcatccttgcatttgtttcaagaatcgatactattgcgagacAAAGAAGAAAAGCAAATTTTTgcgcgatctcgcaaagaaaactgaaataatttcaacttcacaacatcattgtccacattttttttcttttgcatatcgcataattccacgaatgtgttaagatgggacgcggcatcctcattaggagtaccggaaaattgatctttcatatcaagattcagcaaagcagtattaatatcacaagactccgctaGTGGctggaggagcaattggagtgctaatagaatcatcgttggtatttgagaaatcacacagcttggtgttctcttgagtaaTGGTGACttcgcaacaagattgcactcaaaaacagatttgacgagaaaacggcgaacgaaaaagaggacgAATAAAATGAAAAAATTTGTGAAGCgggggagtggaaaacgagaggcaaatggcaaataatgtaaattgcaaggagatgagatttatgattaggaacctggttgatgttgatgatccTCCCCGTCAACGGGGCCAGAAATTCTTTTTGATGTCTGCAAGAACTACATCgtcatttccccaaagaggaagaaatgatgcagcacaacgatggtaggtatttcccttagtgatgagaacaaggttatcgaaccagtaggagaaccacacaacacaacgtaaacaacccctgcacacaaataacaaatactcgcaacccggcgtgttaaaggggttgtcaatccctttcgggtaacggcggcAGAAATTAGCATGGAGATGGGATAAAGTtctaatagattggataaatagatcgtaaataaaataaagtgcggcaaggtatttttgtatttttgctttagtaaaactgaaaataaaagcaaataaaaatagatcacaaagccaaatatgataagaagagacccggggccgtaggtttcactagtggcttctttcaagaaaaatagcaaacggcgggaaaacaattactattgggcaattgatagaacttcaaataatcatggcgatatccaagcaatgatcattatataggcatcacgtccaagattagtagattgaattctgcctgcatctactactattactccacacatcgaccgctatccagcatgcatctagtgtattaagttcatgaaaaaacggagtaatgcaataaaaacgatgacatgatgtagacaagatctatttatgtagaaacagaccccgtcttgttatccttaatagcaacgatacatacgtgtcgttcccccttctgtcactaggatcaagcaccgtaagatcgaacccatcacaaagcacctcttcccattgccagataaatagatcaagttggccaaacaaaacccaaatatcgaagaagaaatatgaggctataatcaatcatgcatataagaaatcaaagaagactcaaataactttcatggataaaaacgtagatctgatcataaactcaaagttcatcggatcccaacaaatacaccgcaaaaagacttacatcatatggatctccaagagaccattgcattgagaatcaagagagagagagagagagagagagaaagccatctagctactaactacggaccagtaggtctacaaaaaactactcacgcatcatcggagaggcgctaatggacatgatgaacccctccgcgatggtgtctagattggatctggtatttctagaacttgcggcggctggaattgactttcgtcgactcccctatgaTTTCTGGAATAATGAGGTATTTATAGATTaaagaggcggtggaggaggccaccgaggtgggtacaacccacctgggcgcgcctagggcccaggcgcgccctggtgtcttgtgcccccctcgggccCCTTCTCTGCtacttcttcggcccactggatgtcttctggtccaaaaaaatccataaaaaatttcgctgtgtttggacttcgtttggtattgatttcctgtggtgtagaaaacaagcagaaaacaacaactggcactgggcactatgtcaataggttagtaccaaaaaatgatataaaatgactataaaatgattgtaaaacatacaaaaatgataatataacagcatggaacaatcaaaaattatagatagagaCATATCTGTGACCCAGAAATTTGCAACTTTCAGATGCAAAAGTGTAAGCTTCAGTGATTAACTTAAAACTGAATCAAAAATTTATAGATAGAGACATATCTGTGACCCTGCACCTTGGTGCCCCTATGAATTTTTGCCATCTTGATGAGACCAAGAAGCTTCATGTTGAGCACTTTTTCATTTAAAGTCATCTTGAGGACGACTATGAGCAATCTAATACATgttgtcaaatacatattcctttgaatTTTTTGTAAGCTTCGCTTCCAGGCATtgttttggaccatatttatatccaTTTTGACCATCTCGGAGAGAGTTATCAAATGGCAAACATCAATCTTCAAATCGACATCATCTTGAGCTCAAGCCAATCTTCACGATCGTGCTGCTTTTGACCGTCAACAGTTCTTtcaaactaagttgaaatatggcAATGGACCTACAGAGTGCGGGTGCGACGCCCATTACATACCCGCGCGGTCACGGAGTCACTCGAAGCATCGACCACGCGTACGTATGTGCACTCAATTCGCCTGCGCCAGGGTTGATTAAAGCAAAATATGCTTTTCTACGGTGGTGGGCTCAACGGAAAAGTGGAACCGGACGCCGTGCCCCGCCCTCCTTACGAATTTGTCTGTTTCAGAGAGAGATGGAGCTCCGATGTGCTCCCCGTGACCTGTCAATTCATTCTCGCCGAGCTAGCATCCATGCCGCCCGACACCTTCAAACGTTTCAAAACCGTCACCTTTCCTCCCGGGGCTACACATTACACAAGTGGCCTCTCCACTACTGTACAAAAACGCGGGCAAGCGCGCGCGTCACAGGCCGCGTGTGACTCGCGGCGGTAGGCCACACACATGCCCGCTCCATCCCTGTCTCGCCTCGACCGCATGCATGCGCGCGACGACATCGCACGTCGCGTCGCCGCCATGCCGCCTCGAGCGCGCGCAAAAGTGACCGTTGCGCCTGGCCCGCCGCATTGCGCTGGCATGGTGGTGCACGGCGAAGGCGGGGCCACCCCAGCAAGTACGGCACAGGGAAATGGAGCGGCCTGGATGGTGCGTTCTCACTGTCTTCCAGACTTGCCTGCTCGGCATTGCTCTGTCAATCTGTCTGCTGCGTAGCATTCCTTTCTGAGATCAACCGGCCGGAGGATGCACGCATGAACGCACTGTGTAGTACATGCATCGGTATGGGTTTGCCGATCCAAGGCTACAGCTTTCAGTCACGTCTCTGAATTGCACTGTCACTGTGCAAAGGTAAAAGTGATCGATCGAGACGCATGGATCCCAACCCAAAAGTTTATTCTCAATAGCAAGGCGCGCGCGGTCCTGCTTTTTGACAGCACCATGCCATGTGGGCCTCGGTACCCAGCAGGCATAGGCAGTCCTCCCGTCGTACTCCTATAGAACTAGCACAGTATTGTAGTAATGACCAAGGAGGTTCTCATAGCCCAGAAGAGAACAAATGCCAACGATGAAAAGGTTTCAGTACACGATCTCTCATCGGCTGCTAATCACTCGACTCGAGACTCAAAGAGGATGGACGGATCGTGCAAAAGGGGCTCAGCTTTGCGGCTCGCGGCGGGGCACGCTCGGCCTGCCCTGCCGCGCGCGCGCGTCTCTCAAAGCGGGGAATTTGAGGATTTGCCCCACCTTTCCTTGCACTTTGAGGATTTGCCCTCATTTCTTTTGTAACTTAGGATTTGCCACTACTTTCCCAAAAACTTGATGATTTGCCCTTTATGTCCGGTTTGAGATTACACTACAAAACAGATGACCAATATACCCTCTCTCCAGAACCTACTCAAAGTTCATCTCGCAGCCCACTCGTCGTCCTGTTGTGCTGCTTTCCTCTCTCTTTATGCTCTGGTGCCGTCGTTGAAGCCATCCCTCCTCTCTCCACATGCTTTGCTGCCCACGGGAAGATGCTTCTGCTCctctcatcaccaccacctccatcCTCTACAACGGCATGTGCTCGAGGGGCAGCTCCGGCGTTCGTCCATGGCGAGATGCTCGGGCGAGGCGCACCACTTGTAGTTGTAGAGCCGTAAGCTCTCCGAGGAAGGTATCTCACATCCCTGCGTTAGTCTCCCATGACAGCGCGCACCCCATTGTCCTTCATGAGCGCCAACAACCGTGCGTGCATCTCCACAGCCGTGGTCACCGTGGCGCGGACACGACGTCTAAGTCGCCATTAGTGAGCAAGCGCAGAGCGGCGCTCAGGGGCCGTGGCGCGAACGCTATGCCGTGCAGCCTCCTTCTATTCATGTGCGCCGCGGTTGCTCGTGGTCGTGGCACCAGCCCTCGCAGCGACGTCCGACACGTACCCCATGTCAGCCATGCTGCTCGTCGTGGTTGTGTGCGTGGGCACCGCCAGCCTCGTGCGGGGTCGTCCAACGCGGTGGTACATGAGGGCCTGCCCGGCGCCTTAACAAGCGCCAGCCAGACAGGTTGTTGTAGGTCGAGCCCGGCCGCTATGGCCGCCATGCGGCCCATGCCGCCTCGCCGACCGTGGCCGATTGGCTGTAGGTCGATCTCGGCCACTGTGGTTGCCGCGCGCGTAGCACCGTCTGCAGACCGCGGTCGCTGACGCTGGCACTCGCCGCGTCGTCCGCCACAAAGCCTCCACATTGACGGCTGCAGGTCAAGCCGTTGTGGCCGCTGAGAGCGCAAACGCTGTCAGCCGGGCATCCGTCGCGCTGTCCTTGGCGGGGCTGGGCTAAGGTCATCTCAGTTGCAAGGGTATTTTAGACATTTTATAGTGGGCTCCCCTCATCAGGGGCATATCATCAAACTGCAGGCAAAGGTGTGGCAAATCGTAAGTTACAACGAAAACGAGGGCAAATCCTCAAAATGCAAGTAAAGGTGGGGCAAATCCTTAAATTCCCCCTCCCAAAGCGAGGCTTCCTTTAGCTCGGCGTGCGCGTGCATGGCGGCATGGGCGCGCCGGCGGCATGCATGCGCGTCGTACGCTCGTCCTCCGATCGTTCCTGCAGTTTTCCCGTTGAGTCATGCTGCCCGTAGCCCCGTACGACACCTCACGTCCGAATTTCGTAGTGGGACGCATCAAACGAATCGTTGGATCACATCAGTTTTCTTAGAAAAATGCTAGACTTACGTATAGATTTTTACGTACCGAGCTTACGTGCTGACTTGTCCTATTCTTACAGGTCTAATTAACCACCCACTCCTAATTAACCGCCCCCCCTGATTTCTGCAGTGTGCCCCGGCTGCAATTACGTAAAAGTTTTTGTACCTTCCCTCGTTTTCTTATCTATGCGGTTAATAATGGCATCGTTCTTCGTTCTTTAAATTTCTTGCATTTTTACAGCATTGGCACCCGCTTGCTAGGCAGCGGGATCGCGAACAGCTTGGATTGATGTTGGATGCGGGCGGTTAGGCCGGCAGTGACTGGGCGGattgaaggaagaagaagacgaccgGAAGTTGAAGATGTGCATCTGGCCATCTATTCTTCATTGGACGGCTGAAAACCAATCAACTGACCCAAATTCAATTTTCAGTCGACTAGTTTCTAGCCAGTCCCAGCCTTGGCTGTAAGCCTGTAACGGATActaggaaggaaggaagaagatGTTTGTGTGCACTGTTCTATCCCGTGAGTTTGCGGTGGCATTTCCTGAGCCTCTACAGCGAGAAAATGGGCAGTAATCGGTGCATGCATGTTGCTGTTGGTGCTCCTGTCAATGCACGCTCTTGTCTACATCCAATCTACCGTTTCAGGGAGGCCCACGGCACATCAGAGTTCAGGACCATCCCTTCCCTTCCCTCCCGTCTTAGGGATCCGGAAAAGCTGATGTGCCACGCACGTCATAAACATACATGGGTTTTCTGTTTGGTGTACCATATACTGCTCGATCGATGTGAAAACTATAGCTAATGAGCAGTTTAGTGAGACGTACTGATGTGTGTGTAAAGAGGTCTACGTActgatgttggatcaattgttcAGTGCAAAATATGCGTTGCAAACAGAAAGAGACATTACAAGGTTCACTAGAGAGTGTGACCTTATTACTTATAGCTGTGAAATGAACTGATGGGCAGTGGGACATGCTCCAACCCTGTTAGATTGCCGGCCGCTCATCAGGTCTGTAAAAACCTCCCTCCTCTTGAGCTTAAATATTAGTAGTAGTTACGTCCTAATACGCGTTGCTCATAGCTGAGGTAGCATGCGAATTAAGCAGGCGAGACCTTCGGCGGAAGCATGACCGTTGGGTGGCGTCCGACCAAAACACAACTTCCAAAACTACAGGCCGCTCCATGCAAGCTATAGCATTTGGACTTTGGTGCGCTCCAGAGTCCAGACTCTCTCCTCCATTATTCGCTCCTCGCCTCGTTCGTAGTCCAATCTCACGTCTATATATTTCAAGCCTCTCTGCCGTGGGAAAGAGCCTACTACCTAGCTAGCTTTGCTCTCAGGGTCTCACCATATACACTGCATATATGCATGTGAAGAAGGTGAGAGTTAGAGAGCACTGCGAGTGAAAGCTAGAGTGACAAGCTAGCTAGCTAGGAACACAGATAGAGAGTGCTCAAGAGCACTGTCACACAAACACGCACACGCACGAGATCGACGCTGAACCAGATGGCTCGCCCGCTCTTGGCGGCGCTGGTGCTGGCGGCGACGCTGGCGAGCCTCGTGCCGCCGTTGGCGAGCGAGGCGACGACATGCGAGAGCGCGAGGCGCGGGCACCACCAGTACAGGCAGCCGGTGGGCGTGCGGAGGATGGTGGTGGACGCGACGGGCGCCGGCGACTTCCTCTCCATCCAGCAGGCCGTGGACTCGGTGCCGGTGAACAACAGCGTGCGCGTCATCATGCAGATCAACGCCGGCACCTACATGTAAGCTCCTCTAGCTTTCGAGTAGCTACCTGGCTTTCTCATCATTCTTCGTGTGTGCGGGTGCCGAGCTTTTTTCTTCCTGAAACTAGACTggtttatgcatgcatgcgcagagAGAAGGTGGTGGTGCCGGCGTCGAAGCCGTACATCACGCTGGAGGGCGCCGGGCGCGACGTGACGGTGGTGGAGTGGCACGACAAGGCGAGCGACCGCGGCCCCGACGGGCAGCAGCTCCGCACCTACAACACCGCATCCGTAACCGTTCTCTCTAACTATTTCACCGCCAAAAACATCAGCTTCAAGGTGAGTCACCAGTGGTCCATGAACGTACGAAGCGTGACACGGGTCACAAGGCACAAGCAGATGCGGTTACGCGCCCCCTGTCCCTGTGCTGCATGCATCAATGCGTACCGTCTCGGCAGCGCACTGTGCTGTGCAGGGGGTGCAGACAAAGTGACAAAAGCTTCAGGGTCACAAGTCACACATCACACATCTCGCAAACGCGCGCCGCTGTCTCTGTGTATCCCTCCCTgttcgttttgacattttgaaATTCGTAGTACATGCATGATGTgttttgagttttgcttggagcaggCAAATCAGAAATCACCCGGGTTCGTCTGGCTACGGCCGGCGAGATGGACGATAGCTGGCTGGAGCCTGGGCCGAGCAAACACGAGGCCACCCTGCTCGTGACTCGTGAGGTTGGCATAACACCCGCAACTTGACTGACGTTGGGTTTCCTGTGTGGTTTCACTTTGACAGAACACGGCTCCAGCACCAATGCCAGGCATGCAAGGGGGTCAGGCGGTGGCGTTCCGCATCTCCGGCGACAAGGCCTTCTTCTTCGGGTGCGGGTTCTACGGCGCGCAGGACACGCTGTGCGACGACGCCGGCCGGCACTACTTCCGCGACTGCTACATCGAGGGCTCCATCGACTTCATCTTCGGCAACGGACGCTCCCTCTACAAGGTACGTACTGCACGCTGCGTGCACCACATATGCCGCCCACCGTGGCACACACATACATTACATATGTGTGTTGCGTTGAATATATGTATACGTGCTTAGCTCATGCTGAAAACACGTTTGAGCAGGACTGCGAGCTGCACTCGACGGCGCGGCGGTTCGGATCGGTGGCGGCGCACGGGCGGCAGGGGCCCTGCGAACGCACCGGCTTCGCGTTCGTCAACTGCCGGGTGACCGGCACGGGGATGCTCTACGCGGGGCGAGCCATGGGGCAGTACTCGCGCATCGTCTACGCCTACACCTACTTCGACAACGTCATAGCGCCCGGCGGATGGGACGACTGGGACCACAACAGCAACAAGAGCATGTAACTACTACACCACTAGTACTCTACTGCATACATATTCAGACACACACAGCATGAATAAAATAAATTGAGCAAAACTAACCTGCACTTGTTACCATAATACAGGACGGCGTTCTTCGGGATGTATAAGAACTGGGGGCCCGGTGCCGACGCCGTGCACGGCGTGCCGTGGGCGCGGGAGCTCGACTACTTCACCGCCCGCCCGTTCCTGGGCAAGAGCTTCGTTAACG is a window encoding:
- the LOC123046389 gene encoding probable pectinesterase 68 — protein: MARPLLAALVLAATLASLVPPLASEATTCESARRGHHQYRQPVGVRRMVVDATGAGDFLSIQQAVDSVPVNNSVRVIMQINAGTYIEKVVVPASKPYITLEGAGRDVTVVEWHDKASDRGPDGQQLRTYNTASVTVLSNYFTAKNISFKNTAPAPMPGMQGGQAVAFRISGDKAFFFGCGFYGAQDTLCDDAGRHYFRDCYIEGSIDFIFGNGRSLYKDCELHSTARRFGSVAAHGRQGPCERTGFAFVNCRVTGTGMLYAGRAMGQYSRIVYAYTYFDNVIAPGGWDDWDHNSNKSMTAFFGMYKNWGPGADAVHGVPWARELDYFTARPFLGKSFVNGFHWLTPDV